The following are encoded together in the Thalassolituus oleivorans MIL-1 genome:
- a CDS encoding ester cyclase codes for MDNKRLVRHFIDLTWNQGRHSIARSLLRRDFTYHASMIDEPMDFDGMVALINTIKAAMDDFSVSVEEILAEGDRVVTQSTFTGTLVRPLLGFEPSDRLLSLSAVTFWSIARGQIVDGQSQLDTAELARHIQRSSVRFTA; via the coding sequence ATGGATAACAAACGACTCGTTCGTCATTTTATAGATCTCACTTGGAATCAAGGTCGCCATAGCATAGCTAGATCTTTGCTACGTCGAGACTTTACCTATCACGCCAGTATGATTGACGAGCCAATGGATTTTGATGGTATGGTTGCTCTCATCAATACCATCAAGGCAGCCATGGACGATTTTTCGGTCTCTGTTGAAGAGATTTTAGCCGAGGGAGATAGAGTCGTTACTCAAAGTACATTCACCGGTACGTTGGTGCGCCCCTTATTGGGTTTTGAACCCAGTGATCGGTTATTATCGTTAAGCGCGGTGACGTTTTGGAGTATTGCTCGTGGCCAGATTGTGGATGGGCAATCACAACTTGATACTGCTGAACTAGCACGTCATATTCAGCGCTCTAGTGTCCGTTTTACTGCTTAA
- a CDS encoding alpha/beta hydrolase, whose translation MNWDRQALLEELREFDWSFKTTELSPNLAAYCRHYKLNFDDTGLALQYTAGLVSLAGFSIAVQSWRQPEARGTAILVHGYYDHIGLYASLIDFCLRQQFNVIVFDLPGHGLSSGEQAAISNFQEYDDVFSHLLQLVQAHDSSPLYAFGQSTGGAILINYLLKRQLTAAQSPFEKIVLLAPLVRPTGWQKGQLLHSVVSMFISRVKRKHGDSSSDPDFLNFVRTQDPLQSLYLSVQWVGALRQWVPFIEAQSPLDLPLLIIQGDNDGTVEWKHNLEVLAEKFPKAEVFILPDGRHHLVNESLPQRAIAYGQIADWLNR comes from the coding sequence GTGAACTGGGATCGCCAAGCGCTGTTGGAAGAACTGCGAGAGTTTGACTGGTCGTTTAAGACGACAGAACTAAGCCCTAACTTGGCCGCTTATTGTCGTCACTATAAGCTGAATTTTGACGATACTGGCCTAGCTTTGCAGTATACGGCCGGATTGGTATCGCTTGCAGGATTTAGTATCGCGGTTCAGAGTTGGCGCCAGCCTGAGGCTCGAGGAACTGCGATTCTGGTTCATGGTTACTATGATCATATTGGGCTTTACGCCAGCTTGATCGATTTCTGTTTGCGTCAGCAATTCAACGTCATTGTTTTCGATCTGCCAGGGCATGGCTTATCGAGTGGCGAGCAGGCGGCGATTTCTAATTTCCAAGAATATGACGATGTTTTTAGTCATTTGTTGCAGCTGGTTCAAGCTCACGACTCTAGTCCCTTGTATGCGTTTGGCCAGAGTACCGGTGGCGCGATTCTTATCAATTATTTATTGAAGCGACAGTTAACCGCGGCGCAATCGCCATTCGAAAAAATCGTGTTATTGGCTCCGCTAGTGCGACCAACCGGTTGGCAGAAAGGGCAATTGTTGCATTCCGTTGTGAGCATGTTTATTAGTCGAGTGAAGAGAAAGCATGGAGACTCGTCATCAGATCCTGACTTCTTAAATTTTGTCCGTACCCAAGATCCACTGCAGTCGCTTTATCTGAGCGTTCAGTGGGTTGGGGCATTACGTCAGTGGGTGCCATTTATTGAGGCACAATCACCATTGGATTTGCCGCTATTGATTATCCAAGGTGATAACGATGGTACGGTGGAGTGGAAGCACAACCTTGAGGTTTTGGCTGAAAAATTCCCCAAGGCTGAGGTCTTTATTTTGCCCGACGGACGTCATCATTTAGTCAATGAGTCGCTACCTCAGCGCGCGATCGCCTATGGCCAGATTGCGGACTGGCTGAATCGTTAA
- a CDS encoding malic enzyme-like NAD(P)-binding protein — MSEDFKQAALDYHEFPKPGKISIELTTPAQTSRDLSLAYSPGVAEPVKAIAADPENAYRYTAKGNLVAVITDGTAILGLGNLGPLASKPVMEGKSLLFKRFAGVDSIDIEVESESPQAFIDTVRRIANTFGGINLEDIKAPECFEIERTLIEQCDIPVFHDDQHGTAIVTVAGAMNALEIVGKKIEDAKMCVLGAGAAAISCSKLMILAGMKPENIFMCDRNGVIHSGRTDLNQYKAGFAVETDKRTVDDALEGADIFLGLSGPNMVTGEQIKAMAKDPIIFACANPVPEIMPEIVSEVRPDAIMATGRSDYPNQVNNVLGFPFIFRGALDVRAKRINEEMKLAAAKALAGLAKEPVAQEVLDAYGLESLEFGREYIIPKAVDTRLLGVVSSAVAKAAVDTGVASKPYPANYPLKTLADI, encoded by the coding sequence ATGTCAGAAGATTTCAAACAAGCGGCGTTGGATTATCATGAGTTTCCAAAGCCAGGCAAAATCAGTATTGAACTGACTACGCCAGCTCAAACCTCACGCGATTTGTCGTTGGCCTACAGCCCAGGTGTGGCAGAGCCAGTGAAGGCAATTGCTGCCGATCCTGAAAATGCTTACCGTTATACAGCGAAAGGTAACTTGGTTGCTGTTATTACTGATGGTACGGCGATTCTTGGTTTGGGTAACTTAGGTCCATTGGCTTCCAAACCAGTAATGGAAGGCAAGAGTCTTCTGTTCAAGCGTTTTGCTGGTGTTGACTCAATCGATATTGAAGTTGAATCAGAAAGCCCACAAGCTTTCATCGACACCGTTCGTCGTATTGCCAATACTTTTGGCGGCATTAACCTTGAAGATATCAAGGCGCCTGAGTGTTTTGAAATTGAACGCACTTTGATCGAACAATGCGACATCCCAGTATTCCATGATGACCAACACGGTACGGCTATCGTAACCGTTGCCGGTGCTATGAATGCACTGGAAATTGTTGGCAAAAAGATCGAAGACGCAAAAATGTGCGTACTTGGTGCCGGTGCTGCCGCAATTTCTTGCTCTAAATTGATGATTTTGGCGGGTATGAAGCCAGAGAACATCTTCATGTGTGACCGTAATGGCGTGATCCATTCTGGCCGTACTGATTTGAACCAATATAAAGCCGGTTTCGCGGTTGAGACTGACAAGCGCACAGTGGATGATGCACTTGAAGGTGCAGACATCTTTTTGGGTTTATCTGGCCCTAACATGGTGACTGGCGAACAGATCAAAGCAATGGCTAAAGATCCAATCATCTTTGCTTGCGCAAACCCAGTTCCAGAAATCATGCCTGAAATCGTGAGCGAAGTTCGTCCAGATGCGATTATGGCAACTGGTCGTTCAGACTACCCGAACCAGGTTAACAACGTTCTTGGCTTCCCATTCATCTTCCGTGGTGCATTAGACGTGCGTGCTAAGCGTATTAACGAAGAGATGAAGTTGGCTGCAGCAAAAGCATTGGCTGGTTTGGCGAAAGAACCAGTAGCTCAGGAAGTGTTGGATGCCTATGGCTTAGAATCTTTAGAATTCGGCCGCGAATACATCATTCCTAAAGCGGTTGATACTCGCTTGTTGGGTGTGGTTTCTTCGGCTGTTGCTAAAGCAGCAGTTGATACTGGGGTGGCATCAAAGCCTTACCCAGCAAACTACCCACTGAAAACTTTGGCAGATATCTAA
- a CDS encoding TIGR02449 family protein, whose translation MQESELKKLQRKIEKLLAIHDSLREQNRAMRISEASWQAERAKLVQQNEMARRKVNEMITRLQTLERNSG comes from the coding sequence ATGCAAGAATCAGAACTAAAAAAACTGCAGCGCAAAATTGAAAAGCTGCTAGCAATACACGACTCATTACGTGAGCAAAATCGTGCTATGCGTATTTCCGAAGCAAGCTGGCAAGCTGAACGCGCCAAGCTAGTACAGCAAAATGAAATGGCTCGCCGCAAGGTGAACGAAATGATTACCCGCCTGCAAACGCTGGAGCGCAATAGTGGCTAA
- a CDS encoding cell division protein ZapA: MANAPKTLALTIMEREYRVNCPAGAEEELRNAARHLNDKMEEIKNASSAAGKVIGTDRIAVIAALNITHHMLEIETQQNTIDTELKKLHASIDAALDQDVQLEL; this comes from the coding sequence GTGGCTAACGCACCGAAAACATTGGCACTAACGATTATGGAACGCGAATATCGCGTAAATTGCCCTGCGGGTGCCGAAGAAGAGCTGCGCAATGCCGCACGCCATCTCAATGATAAAATGGAAGAAATTAAGAATGCGAGTTCAGCAGCCGGTAAAGTCATCGGTACCGACCGCATTGCAGTTATTGCTGCACTCAATATTACTCACCATATGCTTGAGATAGAAACTCAGCAAAATACTATTGATACCGAGCTGAAGAAATTACATGCCAGTATTGATGCCGCTCTCGATCAGGATGTTCAACTCGAACTTTAG
- a CDS encoding UPF0149 family protein encodes MTIEFASAADQWLESRCYQTPSALHGWLAGFLASGARLTAEAWIGEAQDYLELEENADPALAALLLTMYEEMLASLSAEDMTFQPLLPEDDDADVDEQVDCLAEWSKGFLDGFGASGLASGKLPDDVVEVLRDLDAFSQATIDDPQDPQNPQLYLALTEHARVAALTVFYAFNKPAESAPGIVH; translated from the coding sequence ATGACCATCGAATTTGCCAGCGCTGCCGACCAGTGGCTGGAATCACGTTGTTACCAAACTCCATCTGCCTTGCATGGCTGGTTAGCGGGATTTCTCGCTAGCGGTGCTCGTTTAACAGCGGAAGCATGGATTGGTGAGGCTCAAGATTATCTTGAATTAGAAGAAAACGCAGACCCGGCTCTAGCGGCATTGTTGCTTACTATGTATGAAGAAATGTTAGCGTCACTAAGCGCCGAAGATATGACCTTCCAGCCGTTACTGCCCGAAGACGACGACGCCGATGTTGATGAGCAAGTTGATTGTTTAGCTGAGTGGAGTAAGGGCTTTCTTGATGGTTTCGGTGCCTCTGGATTGGCATCCGGTAAGTTACCGGACGATGTCGTCGAAGTATTACGCGATCTTGATGCGTTTTCTCAAGCAACGATTGATGACCCTCAAGACCCGCAAAATCCGCAGCTTTATTTAGCCTTGACCGAACATGCCCGTGTCGCTGCGTTAACCGTGTTTTATGCTTTTAACAAACCGGCAGAGTCAGCGCCGGGCATTGTTCACTAA
- a CDS encoding substrate-binding periplasmic protein gives MRIPVSFIATLAALFLYPAQADVVVHVGTSLSIPPYVIPHNNSGITLDLTSEALAASGLDSDVHYSSNAENVDDFNLGKLNALLVTQPQLTPKAFFSSEPVMIFHNVIITLKDAGYNIEKVSDLSDLRIGAFSLAKQLLPKPFAITADLAPSYIEYTQQIEQVEALYNGDCDAIIMDRLIFRYYLSKLRHRNPPDMRYQASYTAVELFEPSEYFMAFSNEEYRNAFDEGIATLRSNGRYENIINSYEQTLSRYLIQ, from the coding sequence ATGCGTATCCCAGTCTCTTTTATCGCAACATTAGCCGCACTTTTCTTGTATCCAGCGCAAGCGGACGTGGTCGTGCATGTTGGTACTAGCTTATCAATACCTCCGTACGTTATTCCCCACAACAATAGTGGCATCACCCTAGACCTAACAAGTGAAGCGCTGGCTGCGAGCGGTTTGGACAGCGACGTTCATTACAGTAGCAATGCCGAGAACGTTGACGATTTCAATCTAGGAAAATTGAACGCATTGTTAGTAACTCAACCACAACTAACACCCAAAGCATTTTTTTCAAGCGAACCCGTGATGATCTTCCATAACGTCATCATTACCTTAAAAGACGCAGGCTATAACATTGAAAAAGTAAGTGATCTAAGCGATCTGCGCATAGGGGCTTTTAGCCTAGCCAAACAGTTGCTACCGAAACCCTTCGCCATCACCGCGGATTTGGCGCCCAGCTATATAGAATACACACAGCAAATCGAACAAGTAGAAGCGCTTTACAATGGGGATTGCGATGCCATTATTATGGATCGTCTTATTTTCCGTTATTACCTCAGCAAATTACGTCATAGAAATCCGCCAGATATGCGCTATCAAGCTTCTTATACGGCGGTAGAGCTGTTTGAACCTAGTGAATATTTTATGGCGTTCAGTAACGAAGAATACCGCAATGCCTTCGACGAAGGCATTGCTACGCTGCGTAGCAATGGACGCTATGAGAATATTATTAATAGCTACGAACAAACGCTGTCGCGGTACCTGATTCAGTAA
- a CDS encoding 5-formyltetrahydrofolate cyclo-ligase, with product MNKSELRKLIRQQRRSLSKAQRQSASRGLLRQLRSAPEYLTAKRVAVYLTNDGEIDTQWLIQDLHQRRREIYLPVLHPLRKGHLAFIRYQKNTVMSRNRFGISEPSFSRNKAVSARFIRLICLPLVAFDDRGNRLGMGGGFYDRTLEFVHEKGKTPLLVGCAYDFQRISMLPAESWDIPLKLIATDASLHRLLTFTTPAD from the coding sequence ATGAATAAATCTGAATTACGTAAACTGATTCGCCAGCAACGTCGCAGCTTATCAAAAGCGCAACGCCAAAGCGCTAGTCGTGGATTACTGCGCCAACTGCGCTCCGCGCCAGAATACCTGACCGCTAAGCGCGTAGCCGTGTATCTCACCAATGATGGTGAAATTGATACTCAGTGGTTAATTCAAGATTTGCATCAGCGCCGCAGAGAGATTTATTTGCCGGTTCTTCACCCATTGCGCAAAGGACATTTGGCATTTATTCGCTATCAGAAGAACACCGTAATGAGCCGCAACCGCTTCGGTATTTCGGAGCCAAGTTTTAGCCGCAATAAAGCCGTATCAGCGCGCTTTATACGCTTAATCTGCCTACCGTTAGTTGCTTTCGATGATCGCGGAAATCGCTTGGGAATGGGCGGTGGTTTTTATGATCGAACGCTGGAATTTGTGCACGAAAAAGGTAAAACGCCTTTATTAGTTGGCTGCGCCTATGACTTCCAACGAATTTCCATGCTGCCAGCAGAGTCGTGGGATATCCCACTAAAACTGATCGCTACCGATGCATCCCTGCATCGCTTGTTAACATTTACGACACCCGCCGACTAA
- a CDS encoding EVE domain-containing protein, whose translation MNYWLLKSEPDSFSFNDLERALNKRTVWDGVRNYQARNIMRDDMQVGDLVFFYHSSCPIPGIAGICRVTQTDIIDPSSLDPSSKYFDPKSSLEKPRWITIEVEAVEALPKIIPLKEMHQHEALANMVLLNRSRLSVQPVRADEWHYLLNNM comes from the coding sequence ATGAATTATTGGTTACTGAAATCAGAACCCGATAGCTTCAGCTTTAACGATTTGGAACGCGCACTTAATAAGCGCACAGTATGGGACGGCGTGCGTAATTATCAAGCACGAAATATCATGCGTGATGACATGCAGGTAGGTGATTTAGTATTTTTTTATCACTCTAGTTGTCCCATTCCCGGCATTGCCGGAATTTGTCGCGTCACTCAGACCGACATTATCGATCCAAGTTCACTTGATCCATCATCAAAATATTTTGACCCAAAGTCGAGTCTAGAAAAGCCACGGTGGATCACCATTGAAGTAGAGGCGGTCGAGGCATTACCTAAGATCATTCCACTGAAAGAGATGCACCAGCACGAGGCATTGGCCAATATGGTGTTATTAAACCGTAGTCGATTATCCGTACAGCCAGTGAGGGCGGACGAGTGGCATTACTTATTAAATAATATGTAA
- the typA gene encoding translational GTPase TypA has protein sequence MSNIPRNIAIIAHVDHGKTTLVDKLLEQSGTLDRKDQGGERVMDSNDQEKERGITILAKNTAIRWNDYPINIVDTPGHADFGGEVERVMSMVDSVCLLVDAVDGPMPQTRFVTQKAFERGLRPIVVINKIDRPGARPDWVMDEIFDLFDRLGATEEQLDFPVVYASALNGIAGLDPEAMADDMTPLFQMIVDHVTPPELDREGPFQMQISALDYDSFVGVIGVGRISRGTLKPGTDIQLITAEGDVRKGRIQQVKGFHGLTRVDVPEAHAGDIVCISGIDGLNISDTLCAVGHVEALPQLSVDEPTVSMTFQVNDSPFAGREGKYVTSRNIKDRLDKELIHNVALRVEPGDSPEKFKVSGRGELHLSVLIESMRREGFEMGISKPEVVQKIVDGEVQEPYEQVVIDIEEEHQGSIMEEMGNRRAEMTNMVPDGKGRVRLEFIMPARGLIGFRGLFMTMTSGSGILTNIFDHYGPVQSGLGSTRHNGVLVSMVPGKILGYALFTLQERGRLFVAPGLEVYEGMIVGLHSRDNDLTVNPTKAKQLTNVRASGTDEAINLTPPVKHTLEQALEFIEDDELVEVTPTSIRLRKKFLTENERKRSKTKKS, from the coding sequence GTGAGCAACATTCCAAGAAACATCGCCATTATTGCCCACGTTGACCATGGTAAAACTACTCTGGTAGACAAACTTTTAGAGCAATCTGGCACCCTAGATCGTAAAGATCAGGGCGGCGAGCGAGTCATGGACTCGAACGACCAAGAAAAAGAACGCGGTATTACCATTTTGGCGAAAAACACCGCCATTCGTTGGAATGATTACCCAATCAACATCGTAGACACCCCTGGACACGCCGACTTCGGTGGCGAAGTTGAGCGTGTTATGTCGATGGTTGACTCAGTATGTTTGTTGGTTGATGCCGTTGACGGTCCAATGCCACAAACTCGTTTCGTAACTCAAAAAGCGTTTGAGCGCGGCCTGCGTCCTATTGTTGTTATCAACAAGATTGACCGCCCTGGTGCTCGCCCTGATTGGGTTATGGATGAAATCTTCGATCTTTTCGACCGTCTTGGCGCGACCGAAGAGCAATTAGACTTCCCTGTTGTATATGCATCTGCGTTAAACGGTATTGCAGGTCTAGATCCAGAAGCAATGGCTGATGACATGACGCCACTGTTCCAAATGATCGTCGATCACGTAACTCCGCCAGAATTGGATCGCGAAGGTCCATTCCAAATGCAAATTTCTGCATTGGATTATGATAGCTTCGTTGGTGTTATCGGGGTTGGCCGTATCTCTCGCGGTACATTAAAGCCGGGCACTGACATTCAGCTAATCACTGCTGAAGGCGATGTGCGCAAAGGTCGTATCCAGCAAGTGAAAGGTTTCCACGGCCTAACACGCGTTGATGTTCCTGAAGCACACGCTGGTGACATCGTATGTATCTCTGGTATCGATGGCTTAAACATCTCTGACACGCTATGTGCCGTTGGTCATGTTGAAGCATTACCACAACTAAGCGTTGATGAGCCAACTGTTAGCATGACCTTCCAGGTAAACGATTCACCGTTTGCTGGTCGTGAAGGTAAATATGTTACTAGCCGCAACATCAAAGACCGTTTAGACAAAGAACTGATCCACAACGTGGCATTGCGCGTTGAACCCGGCGACTCGCCAGAGAAATTTAAAGTATCTGGCCGCGGTGAATTGCACTTATCAGTATTAATTGAATCCATGCGTCGCGAAGGCTTCGAAATGGGTATTTCAAAACCTGAAGTTGTGCAAAAAATCGTTGATGGCGAAGTTCAAGAACCGTACGAACAAGTTGTTATCGACATCGAAGAAGAGCACCAAGGTTCGATCATGGAAGAGATGGGTAACCGTCGCGCTGAAATGACCAACATGGTTCCAGATGGTAAAGGCCGTGTGCGCCTTGAGTTCATCATGCCTGCACGTGGCTTGATCGGCTTCCGTGGCTTGTTTATGACCATGACTTCTGGCTCAGGCATCCTGACCAACATCTTCGATCATTACGGCCCAGTACAATCTGGACTAGGTTCTACTCGCCACAACGGCGTACTGGTATCAATGGTTCCAGGTAAAATCTTAGGTTATGCCTTGTTCACTCTGCAGGAACGTGGTCGCTTATTTGTAGCGCCAGGTTTAGAAGTGTACGAAGGTATGATTGTTGGCTTACACAGCCGCGATAACGACCTAACGGTTAACCCAACCAAAGCGAAGCAGCTGACCAACGTTCGTGCATCAGGCACAGACGAAGCGATCAACTTGACGCCACCAGTGAAACACACCCTAGAACAAGCGTTGGAATTTATCGAAGACGACGAGCTAGTAGAAGTAACACCTACCAGCATTCGTTTACGTAAGAAGTTCTTAACTGAGAACGAGCGTAAGCGTTCGAAGACTAAGAAGAGCTAA
- a CDS encoding HAMP domain-containing sensor histidine kinase produces the protein MVRWYRSLFLRIFLWFWSVVFIAMFTAVLTGLWIEDDYLRQATPNETLLLVRMIERQRPVMVEDRKLWRRIRPGWNLVAAPMDMVSQLPHDLEEFVDEAADRSQVLRGQNDGWLLVGPIRRGDYLYVAVSRIGWQSILEDEERWMLPAAMVLVVTILCFVLAWSLTRPIRRLQYAVKQLGGGDFDMSALKVDGRRRDEIGALTNEVVDMAASLQRLLHSHQQLLRDVSHELRSPLTRLQIALGIARKKDTENRLGAEHARIERAVTQVDSLIGQMLDLARLQEQDQHQLQLSDGVVQEHLEQWLADADLEMAARQVSAAINWPAEPISAMWDWLLIERAFDNLLRNAIRFAPEGSALTISLQHQQDELVINIRDRGPGVPDDQLTRIFDAFTQVDTARDHAAGGYGIGLALVKRIAELHGGRVIATNAMPGLSVSLVIPIIFSEA, from the coding sequence ATGGTGCGCTGGTATCGTTCGTTGTTCTTGCGCATCTTTCTTTGGTTCTGGAGTGTGGTGTTTATCGCTATGTTTACAGCGGTTCTCACTGGCTTGTGGATCGAGGATGATTACTTACGCCAAGCCACTCCAAACGAAACCCTTCTGTTGGTGCGCATGATCGAGCGCCAGCGCCCAGTCATGGTTGAAGATCGTAAATTGTGGCGACGTATTCGCCCCGGCTGGAATCTTGTTGCCGCGCCAATGGATATGGTGAGCCAGCTCCCACACGACCTTGAAGAGTTTGTTGATGAGGCGGCTGATCGCAGTCAGGTTTTGCGCGGGCAAAATGACGGTTGGTTATTGGTTGGGCCTATTCGCCGTGGCGATTATCTATATGTGGCCGTTTCACGCATTGGCTGGCAAAGCATCCTAGAAGATGAGGAGCGTTGGATGCTACCCGCAGCAATGGTGCTGGTGGTGACCATATTATGCTTTGTACTCGCTTGGAGCTTAACTCGTCCAATTCGGCGCCTGCAGTATGCGGTAAAACAGCTCGGAGGCGGCGATTTTGATATGTCGGCATTGAAGGTTGATGGTCGGCGTCGCGATGAAATTGGCGCGTTAACTAATGAAGTTGTCGATATGGCTGCGTCATTACAGCGCTTGCTGCACAGTCATCAGCAGCTGCTGCGTGATGTCTCTCATGAATTACGTTCACCATTAACGCGCCTGCAGATCGCGCTCGGTATTGCTCGTAAAAAAGACACTGAAAATCGACTTGGAGCAGAGCATGCTCGTATTGAGCGGGCGGTTACTCAAGTTGATAGCTTAATTGGTCAGATGTTGGATTTAGCGCGCCTGCAAGAGCAAGATCAACATCAGCTACAGCTCAGTGATGGTGTGGTGCAGGAGCATCTCGAGCAATGGCTAGCCGATGCGGATTTAGAGATGGCGGCGCGACAAGTAAGTGCTGCGATTAACTGGCCTGCAGAGCCCATATCGGCGATGTGGGATTGGTTGTTGATTGAGCGGGCATTCGATAACTTATTGCGCAATGCTATTCGCTTTGCACCAGAAGGAAGTGCACTCACGATTAGCCTGCAGCACCAACAAGATGAGTTAGTGATTAATATTCGAGATCGCGGTCCCGGTGTGCCAGATGATCAGTTAACTCGTATCTTTGATGCCTTCACTCAAGTTGATACCGCTCGAGACCACGCAGCGGGTGGCTATGGTATTGGCTTGGCATTGGTTAAGCGCATTGCTGAGCTGCACGGTGGGCGAGTAATTGCAACGAATGCCATGCCAGGTTTATCTGTCAGTTTAGTGATACCGATCATCTTTTCAGAGGCCTAA
- the glnA gene encoding glutamate--ammonia ligase: protein MSENTLNLIKENDVRWVDLRFTDFKGKEQHVTIPASYVNEEFFETGQMFDGSSIAGWKGINESDMILMPDDDTSFLDPFTEDATLVLRCNIVEPSTMQGYERDPRSVALRAEQFLASTGLGDTAFFGPEPEFFMFDDVRWGADMSGSFCKINSDEAAWNTAAVMEGGNLGHRPRVKGGYFPVPPVDSHHDIRAAMCNTMMAIGLDVEVHHHEVANAGQNEIGVRFNTLVKKADEVQMYKYVIHNVAAAYGKTATFMPKPIVGDNGSGMHVHQSFWKDGVNQFAGDLYAGLSETALFYIGGIIKHAKSLNAFTNPGTNSYKRLVPGFEAPVMLAYSARNRSASIRIPYVASPKGKRIEARFPDPIANPYLAFAAMLMAGIDGVKNKIHPGDAADKDLYDLEPEEAAKIPQVCGSLREAMDSLKADHAYLTEGGVFTPDMIEAYINLKMEEVYRVEQTTHPVEFDLYYSV from the coding sequence ATGTCAGAGAACACTCTGAATTTGATCAAAGAAAATGATGTACGTTGGGTTGACCTGCGTTTTACTGACTTTAAAGGTAAAGAGCAGCACGTAACTATCCCAGCGAGCTATGTGAACGAAGAATTCTTCGAAACTGGCCAGATGTTCGATGGTTCTTCCATCGCTGGTTGGAAAGGCATTAACGAATCAGACATGATCCTGATGCCAGATGACGACACGTCATTCCTTGATCCGTTCACTGAAGACGCTACCTTAGTATTGCGTTGTAATATTGTTGAACCTTCAACTATGCAAGGTTACGAGCGCGATCCACGCTCTGTTGCTCTACGTGCTGAGCAGTTCCTAGCATCTACTGGTTTGGGCGATACAGCATTCTTCGGTCCAGAACCAGAATTCTTTATGTTTGACGATGTACGTTGGGGCGCAGACATGTCTGGCTCTTTCTGCAAAATCAACTCTGACGAAGCTGCTTGGAATACTGCAGCAGTGATGGAAGGCGGCAACTTAGGTCACCGTCCACGCGTTAAGGGCGGTTACTTCCCAGTGCCACCAGTTGATAGCCATCACGATATCCGTGCTGCTATGTGTAACACTATGATGGCCATTGGTTTGGACGTAGAAGTTCACCATCACGAAGTGGCGAACGCTGGTCAGAACGAAATTGGTGTGCGTTTCAACACACTGGTTAAAAAAGCTGACGAAGTTCAAATGTACAAATACGTTATTCATAACGTAGCGGCTGCTTACGGCAAAACTGCGACTTTCATGCCTAAGCCAATCGTTGGTGACAACGGTTCTGGTATGCACGTTCACCAGTCTTTCTGGAAAGACGGCGTAAACCAATTTGCTGGTGATTTGTATGCTGGTTTGTCTGAAACTGCCCTGTTCTACATCGGTGGTATCATCAAGCACGCTAAATCACTGAACGCTTTCACTAACCCAGGTACTAACTCTTACAAGCGTTTGGTTCCAGGTTTCGAAGCTCCAGTAATGTTGGCTTACTCTGCGCGTAACCGTTCAGCGTCTATCCGTATTCCTTACGTAGCGTCGCCAAAAGGCAAGCGTATCGAAGCGCGTTTCCCTGATCCAATTGCTAACCCATACCTAGCATTCGCTGCTATGTTGATGGCTGGTATCGACGGTGTTAAGAACAAGATTCACCCTGGCGATGCAGCTGATAAAGACTTGTACGATCTAGAGCCAGAAGAAGCGGCTAAGATCCCACAAGTTTGTGGTAGCTTGCGCGAAGCAATGGACAGCTTGAAAGCTGACCACGCTTACTTGACTGAAGGTGGTGTTTTCACGCCTGACATGATCGAAGCGTATATCAATCTGAAGATGGAAGAAGTTTACCGTGTTGAACAGACGACTCACCCTGTTGAGTTCGATCTGTACTACAGCGTGTAA